A portion of the Poecile atricapillus isolate bPoeAtr1 chromosome 7, bPoeAtr1.hap1, whole genome shotgun sequence genome contains these proteins:
- the OSBPL9 gene encoding oxysterol-binding protein-related protein 9 isoform X6 produces the protein MAGGVDSGFVPSVHDFDKKLTEADAYLQILIDQLKLFDEKLQNCKDDEQRKKIEGLKETTSSMVESIKHCIVLLQIAKDQNNEEKHADGLISTINPVDAVYQPSPLEPSGISAMPSQAVTLPEPAQLCKSEQRPSSLPVGPVVASLGNQTPTPNSTGSGQSAPSSSLTSPSHVNLSPNTVPDFSYSSSEDEFYDADEFYQSSSSPKRCMDSSGSAAVLTRSSTGSSLKRPDTTESLNSSMSNGTNDADLFDPPDDREDDGEGESVEEHKSVIMHLLSQVRLGMDLTKVVLPTFILERRSLLEMYADFFAHPDLFVSISDQKDPKERMVQVVKWYLSAFHAGRKGSVAKKPYNPILGEIFRCHWVLPGTEDDMEPVSEGPVPWVSKSNVTFVAEQVSHHPPISAFYAECFSKRIQFNAHIWTKSKFLGMSIGVHNIGQGCVTCLDHDEHYILTFPNGYGRSILTVPWIELGGECSINCSKTGYNASIVFHTKPFYGGKKHRITAEIFSPNDKKPFCSIEGEWNGVMYAKYSTGENSVFIDTKKMPTIKKKVRKLEDQDDFESRCLWKDVTYNLKIRDIDAATAAKHALEERQRAEARARKENETSWETRLFHEDGECWVYDEPLLKRLAASKH, from the exons aaaattgAAGGTCTCAAAGAAACAACTAGT aGCATGGTAGAATCAATAAAACACTGCATTGTGTTGCTACAGATTGCTAAA GACCAAAATAATGAGGAGAAGCACGCAGATGGACTTATA AGCACCATCAATCCCGTGGACGCCGTGTATCAGCCCAGCCCCTTGGAGCCGTCGGGGATCAGCGCGATGCCTTCCCAAGCTGTCACACTTCCAG AACCTGCTCAGTTGTGCAAGTCAGAGCAACGACCCTCCTCTTTGCCGGTGGGACCTGTAGTAGCATCGCTCGGGAATCAGACTCCAACACCAAATAGTACAG GGAGTGGGCAGTCAGCACCTAGCAGCAGTCTTACCTCTCCAAGCCATGTCAACCTGTCTCCAAATACAGTCCCAGATTTTTCTTACTCAAGCAGTGAGGATGAGTTCTATGATGCTGATGAATTCTACCAGAGCAGTTCTTCCCCAAAGCGATGTATGGA TTCTTCAGGGTCTGCTGCAGTCCTGACTcggagcagcacagggagcagcctgAAACGTCCAGATACCACAGAGTCCCTCAATTCTTCCATGTCTAATGGCACAAATGATGCTG ATCTCTTTGATCCTCCCGACGATCGAGAAGATGATGGGGAAGGAGAGTCAGTGGAGGAGCACAAAAGTGTTATCATGCATCTCTTGTCACAAGTGAGATTAGGCATGGACCTAACCAAG GTTGTTCTTCCAACATTTATCCTGGAAAGAAGGTCGCTGTTGGAAATGTATGCTGACTTCTTTGCACATCCAGACTTGTTTGTCAG cATTAGTGACCAGAAGGATCCCAAGGAGAGGATGGTTCAGGTGGTTAAATGGTACCTCTCAGCTTTCCATGCAGGAAGGAAAGGGTCAGTTGCTAAAAAGCCTTACAATCCCATTCTGGGGGAGATCTTCCGATGCCACTGGGTGTTGCCTGGCACTGAAGATGACATG GAGCCAGTCTCAGAAGGACCAGTCCCCTGGGTCAGTAAAAGCAACGTCACCTTTGTGGCAGAGCAGGTCTCTCACCATCCTCCAA TTTCAGCATTTTATGCAGAGTGTTTTAGCAAGAGGATACAGTTCAATGCTCACATATGGACCAAGTCCAAATTCCTAGGAATGTCTATTGGGGTCCATAACATAGGGCAAG ggTGTGTTACATGCCTAGATCATGATGAACACTATATTTTGACTTTTCCTAATGGCTATGGAAG GTCTATTCTCACTGTGCCATGGATAGAGCTTGGTGGGGAGTGCAGCATTAACTGCTCAAAGACAGGTTACAATGCTTCCATTGTCTTCCACACAAAACCTTTTTATGGAGGAAAGAAGCACAGAATTACAGCTGAAATTTT TTCTCCAAATGACAAGAAACCCTTCTGCTCCATTGAAGGAGAATGGAATGGGGTCATGTATGCAAAGTACTCCACAGGG GAGAATTCTGTCTTTATAGATACCAAGAAAATGCCTACAATAAAGAAGAAGGTAAGGAAATTGGAGGACCAAGACGACTTTGAGTCTCGCTG CTTATGGAAGGATGTAACCTACAACCTGAAGATCAGAGACATCGACGCAGCCACGGCTGCAAAGCACGCGCTTGAGGAGCGGCAGAGAGCCGAGGCCAGGGCCAGGAAGGAGAATGAGACCTCGTGGGAAACAAGG TTATTCCATGAGGATGGGGAGTGCTGGGTGTACGATGAGCCGCTGCTGAAGCGCCTCGCTGCCAGCAAGCACTGA
- the OSBPL9 gene encoding oxysterol-binding protein-related protein 9 isoform X7, with translation MAGGVDSGFVPSVHDFDKKLTEADAYLQILIDQLKKIEGLKETTSSMVESIKHCIVLLQIAKDQNNEEKHADGLISTINPVDAVYQPSPLEPSGISAMPSQAVTLPEPAQLCKSEQRPSSLPVGPVVASLGNQTPTPNSTGSGQSAPSSSLTSPSHVNLSPNTVPDFSYSSSEDEFYDADEFYQSSSSPKRCMDSSGSAAVLTRSSTGSSLKRPDTTESLNSSMSNGTNDADLFDPPDDREDDGEGESVEEHKSVIMHLLSQVRLGMDLTKVVLPTFILERRSLLEMYADFFAHPDLFVSISDQKDPKERMVQVVKWYLSAFHAGRKGSVAKKPYNPILGEIFRCHWVLPGTEDDMEPVSEGPVPWVSKSNVTFVAEQVSHHPPISAFYAECFSKRIQFNAHIWTKSKFLGMSIGVHNIGQGCVTCLDHDEHYILTFPNGYGRSILTVPWIELGGECSINCSKTGYNASIVFHTKPFYGGKKHRITAEIFSPNDKKPFCSIEGEWNGVMYAKYSTGENSVFIDTKKMPTIKKKVRKLEDQDDFESRCLWKDVTYNLKIRDIDAATAAKHALEERQRAEARARKENETSWETRLFHEDGECWVYDEPLLKRLAASKH, from the exons aaaattgAAGGTCTCAAAGAAACAACTAGT aGCATGGTAGAATCAATAAAACACTGCATTGTGTTGCTACAGATTGCTAAA GACCAAAATAATGAGGAGAAGCACGCAGATGGACTTATA AGCACCATCAATCCCGTGGACGCCGTGTATCAGCCCAGCCCCTTGGAGCCGTCGGGGATCAGCGCGATGCCTTCCCAAGCTGTCACACTTCCAG AACCTGCTCAGTTGTGCAAGTCAGAGCAACGACCCTCCTCTTTGCCGGTGGGACCTGTAGTAGCATCGCTCGGGAATCAGACTCCAACACCAAATAGTACAG GGAGTGGGCAGTCAGCACCTAGCAGCAGTCTTACCTCTCCAAGCCATGTCAACCTGTCTCCAAATACAGTCCCAGATTTTTCTTACTCAAGCAGTGAGGATGAGTTCTATGATGCTGATGAATTCTACCAGAGCAGTTCTTCCCCAAAGCGATGTATGGA TTCTTCAGGGTCTGCTGCAGTCCTGACTcggagcagcacagggagcagcctgAAACGTCCAGATACCACAGAGTCCCTCAATTCTTCCATGTCTAATGGCACAAATGATGCTG ATCTCTTTGATCCTCCCGACGATCGAGAAGATGATGGGGAAGGAGAGTCAGTGGAGGAGCACAAAAGTGTTATCATGCATCTCTTGTCACAAGTGAGATTAGGCATGGACCTAACCAAG GTTGTTCTTCCAACATTTATCCTGGAAAGAAGGTCGCTGTTGGAAATGTATGCTGACTTCTTTGCACATCCAGACTTGTTTGTCAG cATTAGTGACCAGAAGGATCCCAAGGAGAGGATGGTTCAGGTGGTTAAATGGTACCTCTCAGCTTTCCATGCAGGAAGGAAAGGGTCAGTTGCTAAAAAGCCTTACAATCCCATTCTGGGGGAGATCTTCCGATGCCACTGGGTGTTGCCTGGCACTGAAGATGACATG GAGCCAGTCTCAGAAGGACCAGTCCCCTGGGTCAGTAAAAGCAACGTCACCTTTGTGGCAGAGCAGGTCTCTCACCATCCTCCAA TTTCAGCATTTTATGCAGAGTGTTTTAGCAAGAGGATACAGTTCAATGCTCACATATGGACCAAGTCCAAATTCCTAGGAATGTCTATTGGGGTCCATAACATAGGGCAAG ggTGTGTTACATGCCTAGATCATGATGAACACTATATTTTGACTTTTCCTAATGGCTATGGAAG GTCTATTCTCACTGTGCCATGGATAGAGCTTGGTGGGGAGTGCAGCATTAACTGCTCAAAGACAGGTTACAATGCTTCCATTGTCTTCCACACAAAACCTTTTTATGGAGGAAAGAAGCACAGAATTACAGCTGAAATTTT TTCTCCAAATGACAAGAAACCCTTCTGCTCCATTGAAGGAGAATGGAATGGGGTCATGTATGCAAAGTACTCCACAGGG GAGAATTCTGTCTTTATAGATACCAAGAAAATGCCTACAATAAAGAAGAAGGTAAGGAAATTGGAGGACCAAGACGACTTTGAGTCTCGCTG CTTATGGAAGGATGTAACCTACAACCTGAAGATCAGAGACATCGACGCAGCCACGGCTGCAAAGCACGCGCTTGAGGAGCGGCAGAGAGCCGAGGCCAGGGCCAGGAAGGAGAATGAGACCTCGTGGGAAACAAGG TTATTCCATGAGGATGGGGAGTGCTGGGTGTACGATGAGCCGCTGCTGAAGCGCCTCGCTGCCAGCAAGCACTGA